The following proteins are encoded in a genomic region of Schistocerca serialis cubense isolate TAMUIC-IGC-003099 chromosome 9, iqSchSeri2.2, whole genome shotgun sequence:
- the LOC126418480 gene encoding uncharacterized protein LOC126418480 isoform X2, whose translation MKRLLVFTTAIATAIAVTQRPRHAADATGDPSTAGNVAVTRLPQTEPNGSHDVHISQHESVDTGHERSSTKQKTHVADREKERNSNRHTARKTVPHIGNPTNQNDDHQRPRVLRKGHVRYKRPIMRKTSLSWETDSVIQTNNPPLQPSSAQFITSYRNTYKFPPENHNVTDSSYLQKSSSSTRDGRHRYVQQVHHAESRNDNVSEVNYIEISSQKSDTGAINDDIATYTLPGSKIVPEDRVSQNVRNQKSRLPVYANDRQRQPLTDGVLKQNEKLRDKNHNVFHMRKSSEQNKSVLSNKSSYNSYIDPLSHELGDEVPAVSVINHQSPGRSLHIGDEGRSRVMNETHHLAPSLETERKSASYANQELHSGSGINLKSMKMLLEPVVAKPVAPQTARHTDNVGLEDENHTEGSAVPEDLPDYSKEAPLQQFAEQPKNAANPLEARSQEGNHIINTMHKLRHERRRRILGRHQTNTSTRLNLTSEQRSGSHSLNISHPTYNIFNFYGPVIITGGALLPVSSNDSSSSSYESGALSNGSYNPSNVLYIADKEAVSTQTSNVAKNFNYSSLENNGMTMVFLPTRLANRLLLQSYNHETDGSVLNAGRGRGIDVNSARSLHNRPINQPTTSSHFDNPSPHTGGEISLTSAWSDDPHQDTAAHNNGVSEHNIGTLNVSANMGNDLSISGAGTMGFSGTESGSAPGKPYNVYPDSNVLSAEASLPPYTGPSGQESQIPYSVSSTERTTNHDSPFTGYDNSTVSPNTNAGIWSTDDRNKIIMNFDEPSTPEIGTSVGALVAGSLPNQGSHSGSLPGDTSFTAPGTRQERGWKIRGRIGFEWNPELSGVTDGRMLTTPPENAWNDPWGNYGTSYDPTMGAQIYGWKGPPQPYWQHYNALYPFRNQVYGGYSATGGFVPPPYASHGRSAGRAGSMWIEGDIWRDYTHGEPDYTTSQDGQPTTYYGPGASPFFGEGDVNYSPTKPRSRRPLSHTGASLVGGVPIGAARRTPSGRYAGQRPTHSNQYYGPRPQGGSYNPNLLHSLG comes from the exons GAGCACTGCTGGCAATGTTGCAGTTACCCGCCTACCACAGACGGAACCGAATGGTAGTCATGATGTACACATCTCACAGCATGAATCGGTGGATACAGGTCACGAACGCAGCTCAACGAAACAAAAAACGCATGTGGCAGACCGAGAGAAGGAAAGAAATAGTAATCGCCACACAGCAAGGAAAACCGTGCCCCATATCGGTAATCCAACAAACCAGAATGACGATCACCAGCGACCGAGAGTTTTACGAAAGGGGCACGTAAGATACAAACGACCAATAATGAGGAAAACCTCCTTGTCTTGGGAAACAGATTCTGTGATACAGACAAATAATCCCCCCCTTCAACCGAGCTCCGCACAGTTTATCACATCATATCGGAACACTTACAAATTTCCTCCAGAGAACCACAAcgtaacagactcttcttatttacAGAAAAGTTCCAGTTCAACTCGAGATGGACGGCATCGATACGTACAGCAAGTACATCATGCTGAGTCACGGAATGAcaatgttagtgaagttaattATATAGAGATATCTTCACAGAAATCAGATACGGGAGCTATCAACGATGACATTGCTACTTATACCTTGCCTGGCTCAAAAATTGTACCCGAAGACAGAGTGTCACAAAATGTCAGAAATCAGAAAAGTCGACTACCAGTGTACGCAAACGACAGACAACGACAGCCCCTAACAGATGGGGtactgaaacaaaatgaaaaattacgtGATAAAAATCATAATGTCTTTCATATGAGGAAATCATCGGAGCAAAATAAAAGTGTTCTCTCGAACAAGTCTTCGTACAATAGCTACATCGATCCACTTTCTCACGAATTGGGTGATGAAGTGCCTGCAGTCTCCGTAATCAATCACCAATCACCAGGAAGATCCTTACATATTGGGGACGAAGGGAGGTCACGGGTAATGAATGAAACACATCACTTGGCCCCGTCGTTGGAGACAGAACGTAAAAGTGCTTCCTACGCTAATCAGGAGCTACACTCAGGCTCAGGTATAAACTTGAAATCCATGAAAATGTTATTAGAGCCAGTGGTAGCGAAACCAGTGGCCCCCCAAACGGCACGACATACAGATAATGTTGGATTGGAAGACGAAAATCATACAGAGGGGAGTGCTGTCCCCGAAGATCTCCCAGATTATTCGAAGGAAGCTCCACTCCAACAGTTCGCAGAGCAACCGAAAAACGCTGCTAATCCCTTAGAAGCAAGAAGTCAAGAAGGAAATCACATAATCAATACTATGCACAAATTAAGACATGAGAGGAGACGCAGAATATTGGGCCGACATCAGACCAACACTTCGACACGTCTGAACCTAACGTCTGAACAAAGAAGCGGCTCTCACTCTCTTAACATCAGCCACCCCACttataatattttcaatttttatgggCCTGTTATTATTACTGGTGGAGCACTGCTTCCAGTCAGTTCAAACGATTCTTCTTCATCATCCTACGAAAGTGGCGCACTTAGTAATGGCAGCTACAATCCCAGTAATGTCCTTTACATTGCCGACAAAGAAGCAGTTTCCACTCAAACTTCGAATGTCGCAAAAAATTTCAATTATAGTAGTTTAGAAAACAATGGAATGACCATGGTTTTTCTCCCTACTAGACTTGCTAATAGATTACTTCTACAGAGCTATAATCACGAAACTGACGGTTCAGTTCTAAATGCGGGGAGAGGTCGTGGAATTGATGTTAACTCAGCTAGGAGTCTACACAACAgaccaatcaatcaaccaaccacctCTTCACACTTTGACAATCCATCTCCTCATACAGGAGGTGAAATCAGCCTTACctctgcctggtcggacgatccACACCAGGACACTGCAGCCCACAACAATGGGGTATCTGAACACAACATTGGTACACTAAATGTGTCGGCAAATATGGGAAATGACCTTTCCATCTCTGGAGCAGGCACTATGGGTTTCAGTGGCACAGAATCCGGCAGTGCACCAGGTAAACCGTATAATGTTTATCCTGACAGTAATGTGTTAAGTGCAGAAGCGAGTTTACCTCCATATACTGGTCCATCTGGTCAAGAAAGCCAGATTCCATATAGTGTGAGCTCCACAGAAAGAACTACGAATCATGATTCACCTTTCACAGGATATGATAATAGCACTGTTAGTCCCAACACGAATGCAGGAATTTGGTCTACTGATGATAGGAACAAAATTATAATGAACTTTGATGAACCAAGTACACCTGAAATTGGAACCAGTGTTGGGGCACTGGTTGCAG GTAGCTTGCCAAACCAAGGATCCCATTCCGGATCTCTACCTGGTGACACATCATTCACTGCTCCAGGCACTCGACAAGAAAGGGGATGGAAGATACGAGGTCGCATTGGTTTCGAATGGAACCCAGAGCTTTCTGGGGTCACTGATGGTAGGATGTTGACCACACCACCAGAAAATGCATGGAACGATCCATGGGGAAATTATGGGACTTCCTACGATCCTACAATGGGAGCACAAATTTATGGCTGGAAAGGTCCACCGCAACCTTACTGGCAACACTATAATGCACTTTATCCATTCAGGAATCAAGTATATGGAGGCTACAGTGCAACTGGGGGATTCGTGCCACCTCCATATGCTTCACATGGGAGATCAGCAGGTAGAGCAGGTTCTATGTGGATAGAGGGTGACATCTGGAGAGATTATACCCATGGAGAGCCTGATTACACTACATCTCAAGATGGCCAACCAACGACATACTACGGACCGGGTGCTTCACCATTTTTTGGAGAGGGGGATGTTAATTATTCACCAACAAAGCCTCGCAGTAGGAGACCACTGTCTCACACTGGTGCCAGCTTAGTAGGAGGCGTCCCCATTGGAGCAGCCAGAAGAACACCAAGTGGGCGGTACGCTGGTCAACGCCCCACTCATAGCAATCAGTATTATGGACCGCGGCCACAAGGTGGAAGCTACAATCCAAATTTATTGCATTCGCTGGGATAA
- the LOC126418480 gene encoding uncharacterized protein LOC126418480 isoform X1 has translation MKRLLVFTTAIATAIAVTQRPRHAADATGDPSTAGNVAVTRLPQTEPNGSHDVHISQHESVDTGHERSSTKQKTHVADREKERNSNRHTARKTVPHIGNPTNQNDDHQRPRVLRKGHVRYKRPIMRKTSLSWETDSVIQTNNPPLQPSSAQFITSYRNTYKFPPENHNVTDSSYLQKSSSSTRDGRHRYVQQVHHAESRNDNVSEVNYIEISSQKSDTGAINDDIATYTLPGSKIVPEDRVSQNVRNQKSRLPVYANDRQRQPLTDGVLKQNEKLRDKNHNVFHMRKSSEQNKSVLSNKSSYNSYIDPLSHELGDEVPAVSVINHQSPGRSLHIGDEGRSRVMNETHHLAPSLETERKSASYANQELHSGSGINLKSMKMLLEPVVAKPVAPQTARHTDNVGLEDENHTEGSAVPEDLPDYSKEAPLQQFAEQPKNAANPLEARSQEGNHIINTMHKLRHERRRRILGRHQTNTSTRLNLTSEQRSGSHSLNISHPTYNIFNFYGPVIITGGALLPVSSNDSSSSSYESGALSNGSYNPSNVLYIADKEAVSTQTSNVAKNFNYSSLENNGMTMVFLPTRLANRLLLQSYNHETDGSVLNAGRGRGIDVNSARSLHNRPINQPTTSSHFDNPSPHTGGEISLTSAWSDDPHQDTAAHNNGVSEHNIGTLNVSANMGNDLSISGAGTMGFSGTESGSAPGKPYNVYPDSNVLSAEASLPPYTGPSGQESQIPYSVSSTERTTNHDSPFTGYDNSTVSPNTNAGIWSTDDRNKIIMNFDEPSTPEIGTSVGALVAGSLPNQGFHSGSVPADTSFAGYDNSIGSPNTNAGMWSSDDRNKIIMNFDGPSTTEIGTGVGASVAGSLPNQGSHSGSLPGDTSFTAPGTRQERGWKIRGRIGFEWNPELSGVTDGRMLTTPPENAWNDPWGNYGTSYDPTMGAQIYGWKGPPQPYWQHYNALYPFRNQVYGGYSATGGFVPPPYASHGRSAGRAGSMWIEGDIWRDYTHGEPDYTTSQDGQPTTYYGPGASPFFGEGDVNYSPTKPRSRRPLSHTGASLVGGVPIGAARRTPSGRYAGQRPTHSNQYYGPRPQGGSYNPNLLHSLG, from the coding sequence GAGCACTGCTGGCAATGTTGCAGTTACCCGCCTACCACAGACGGAACCGAATGGTAGTCATGATGTACACATCTCACAGCATGAATCGGTGGATACAGGTCACGAACGCAGCTCAACGAAACAAAAAACGCATGTGGCAGACCGAGAGAAGGAAAGAAATAGTAATCGCCACACAGCAAGGAAAACCGTGCCCCATATCGGTAATCCAACAAACCAGAATGACGATCACCAGCGACCGAGAGTTTTACGAAAGGGGCACGTAAGATACAAACGACCAATAATGAGGAAAACCTCCTTGTCTTGGGAAACAGATTCTGTGATACAGACAAATAATCCCCCCCTTCAACCGAGCTCCGCACAGTTTATCACATCATATCGGAACACTTACAAATTTCCTCCAGAGAACCACAAcgtaacagactcttcttatttacAGAAAAGTTCCAGTTCAACTCGAGATGGACGGCATCGATACGTACAGCAAGTACATCATGCTGAGTCACGGAATGAcaatgttagtgaagttaattATATAGAGATATCTTCACAGAAATCAGATACGGGAGCTATCAACGATGACATTGCTACTTATACCTTGCCTGGCTCAAAAATTGTACCCGAAGACAGAGTGTCACAAAATGTCAGAAATCAGAAAAGTCGACTACCAGTGTACGCAAACGACAGACAACGACAGCCCCTAACAGATGGGGtactgaaacaaaatgaaaaattacgtGATAAAAATCATAATGTCTTTCATATGAGGAAATCATCGGAGCAAAATAAAAGTGTTCTCTCGAACAAGTCTTCGTACAATAGCTACATCGATCCACTTTCTCACGAATTGGGTGATGAAGTGCCTGCAGTCTCCGTAATCAATCACCAATCACCAGGAAGATCCTTACATATTGGGGACGAAGGGAGGTCACGGGTAATGAATGAAACACATCACTTGGCCCCGTCGTTGGAGACAGAACGTAAAAGTGCTTCCTACGCTAATCAGGAGCTACACTCAGGCTCAGGTATAAACTTGAAATCCATGAAAATGTTATTAGAGCCAGTGGTAGCGAAACCAGTGGCCCCCCAAACGGCACGACATACAGATAATGTTGGATTGGAAGACGAAAATCATACAGAGGGGAGTGCTGTCCCCGAAGATCTCCCAGATTATTCGAAGGAAGCTCCACTCCAACAGTTCGCAGAGCAACCGAAAAACGCTGCTAATCCCTTAGAAGCAAGAAGTCAAGAAGGAAATCACATAATCAATACTATGCACAAATTAAGACATGAGAGGAGACGCAGAATATTGGGCCGACATCAGACCAACACTTCGACACGTCTGAACCTAACGTCTGAACAAAGAAGCGGCTCTCACTCTCTTAACATCAGCCACCCCACttataatattttcaatttttatgggCCTGTTATTATTACTGGTGGAGCACTGCTTCCAGTCAGTTCAAACGATTCTTCTTCATCATCCTACGAAAGTGGCGCACTTAGTAATGGCAGCTACAATCCCAGTAATGTCCTTTACATTGCCGACAAAGAAGCAGTTTCCACTCAAACTTCGAATGTCGCAAAAAATTTCAATTATAGTAGTTTAGAAAACAATGGAATGACCATGGTTTTTCTCCCTACTAGACTTGCTAATAGATTACTTCTACAGAGCTATAATCACGAAACTGACGGTTCAGTTCTAAATGCGGGGAGAGGTCGTGGAATTGATGTTAACTCAGCTAGGAGTCTACACAACAgaccaatcaatcaaccaaccacctCTTCACACTTTGACAATCCATCTCCTCATACAGGAGGTGAAATCAGCCTTACctctgcctggtcggacgatccACACCAGGACACTGCAGCCCACAACAATGGGGTATCTGAACACAACATTGGTACACTAAATGTGTCGGCAAATATGGGAAATGACCTTTCCATCTCTGGAGCAGGCACTATGGGTTTCAGTGGCACAGAATCCGGCAGTGCACCAGGTAAACCGTATAATGTTTATCCTGACAGTAATGTGTTAAGTGCAGAAGCGAGTTTACCTCCATATACTGGTCCATCTGGTCAAGAAAGCCAGATTCCATATAGTGTGAGCTCCACAGAAAGAACTACGAATCATGATTCACCTTTCACAGGATATGATAATAGCACTGTTAGTCCCAACACGAATGCAGGAATTTGGTCTACTGATGATAGGAACAAAATTATAATGAACTTTGATGAACCAAGTACACCTGAAATTGGAACCAGTGTTGGGGCACTGGTTGCAGGTAGCCTGCCAAACCAAGGATTCCATTCCGGATCTGTACCTGCTGACACATCGTTCGCAGGATATGATAATAGCATTGGTAGTCCCAACACGAATGCAGGAATGTGGTCCAGTGACGATAGAAACAAAATTATAATGAACTTTGATGGACCAAGTACAACCGAAATTGGAACCGGTGTTGGGGCATCGGTTGCAGGTAGCTTGCCAAACCAAGGATCCCATTCCGGATCTCTACCTGGTGACACATCATTCACTGCTCCAGGCACTCGACAAGAAAGGGGATGGAAGATACGAGGTCGCATTGGTTTCGAATGGAACCCAGAGCTTTCTGGGGTCACTGATGGTAGGATGTTGACCACACCACCAGAAAATGCATGGAACGATCCATGGGGAAATTATGGGACTTCCTACGATCCTACAATGGGAGCACAAATTTATGGCTGGAAAGGTCCACCGCAACCTTACTGGCAACACTATAATGCACTTTATCCATTCAGGAATCAAGTATATGGAGGCTACAGTGCAACTGGGGGATTCGTGCCACCTCCATATGCTTCACATGGGAGATCAGCAGGTAGAGCAGGTTCTATGTGGATAGAGGGTGACATCTGGAGAGATTATACCCATGGAGAGCCTGATTACACTACATCTCAAGATGGCCAACCAACGACATACTACGGACCGGGTGCTTCACCATTTTTTGGAGAGGGGGATGTTAATTATTCACCAACAAAGCCTCGCAGTAGGAGACCACTGTCTCACACTGGTGCCAGCTTAGTAGGAGGCGTCCCCATTGGAGCAGCCAGAAGAACACCAAGTGGGCGGTACGCTGGTCAACGCCCCACTCATAGCAATCAGTATTATGGACCGCGGCCACAAGGTGGAAGCTACAATCCAAATTTATTGCATTCGCTGGGATAA